A stretch of DNA from Terriglobales bacterium:
AGCGCATCGTTCAGGAACTTATTAGCGGCAGCCTTCGAAGCGAAGGGACCGTAGTAGACACTCGTCTTTGGTGAGTGCGTACGATCATTTCCAGGTTTCGTGAGCAGCGCCGTCTTTCCTAATCGCCTTGTGAAATACGCCCGAGGGTATTCGTTTTCCCATCCAATCTTCACCAGTGGAGCCGGGATGAGTTTCATGCGCTTGCGATACGAGCGCGGAAAATGTTCGTGCAACGCTTTGTAGAGCAGCAAACGATTTTCAAAATCGGAACCAGTGAGCGTGTACTCAATCGCGCGCGTCCGGTCGCGGAGATTTAGACGCTTGCTGTCCGGCGAAGCCGGCGAAAGGAGCCGCTCCAGGCGCCTGCGCACGTTAGCCGCCTTGTTGATGTACGGCTCGGCGCTGGGATCGTCGCTGCGAAGGAGAAAGACGGCCGGCGTTTCCGGAAGCGTGCCGAGGGTTTCTGCGCTCCCCTCGGGCCTGAACGGGATGGACTGCTGCCATTTCATCTGACTGCTGCACTATGATTATGCGGGTTTGAAAGCAACTAATCAGTATTCAGTAGTCAGTCCGCAGTAAGACTGAGGGTACCTGCTCGGATTACACGGCCACGAGTTCGAAGCGCCGTTACGAAAATCGGAGTCGCTCGTCAAACATAAGCCGCCGGCAAGAACCTCTAGTATTGTCGGCGGCGGTTACTGACAACTGAGTAGAACGGAAGACGTTGGTTCAGGAGATCATTCGTTATGAAGAGACATATTGCGGTCGCTACATTGGTTGTTTTGCTCACGATGAGCTTGTCGGCACAACAGCAGGACAAGAGCAAACGTCCGAGCCCTCCGGGCACGGCAACGGTTACTTTCGCCGACGGCAAGAAGGTGACAATCGAATACAGCCGTCCATTCGCCAAAGGTCGCGAGATCTTCGGTGGATTGGTCCCATACGATCAGGTCTGGAGAACCGGAGCAAACGAAGCCACGTCTCTCAAGACCGACACCGACTTGGTCATAGGCGACGCCACTGTTCATGCCGGGAGCTATACGCTGTACACAATTCCGTCCAAAGGTTCGTGGAAACTGATTATCAACAAGCAGAACGGACAGTGGGGCACGGACTACGATCAGAGTCAGGATCTGGCGCGAGTGGATATGAAAGTAGTCCCTTGGGAACCAGTGGAGCAATTCACTGTCAGCTTAGACAAAACCGGCGCTGTTTCGGCGAAGCTGAATCTGGACTGGGAGAAGACGCGAGCTTCGGCAGATGTGAAAGAGAAGAAATAGAGCGGGAAAACTGGTAGAGACGCGGCCTGCGTCTCTATCCAGATCTGCCTGTTGTTTTGCGGTCAAGGCCACCTTTCCGAGGCGGGGAATGGATGTGGGTAGCCCGGCGGAAAAGTCGGGTTAACCCCGTGGAAAACTCGGCGAAATACCCAGGAATTCATGGTTTCGAGTCAGACATTTTGGTCTACGACCGCCGGAATTGTCACTATCCATTGCGAAAGCCGCGAGGGCGCGCGTCGGTCCCTTTAATTGAATCCATCGGATTTCCTTCTGTGATTGCACCAAAAAACAGCACTTCGACGCTTGCGCAAAGTGGTGCCGGTTGGTATAACTGAACTCGACGATAACGGTTGGCAGTCAGCCGGGTTGAGTTGGATTCATAAATAGTTGAATCTTAAGAGCTCCCTGGAACATCTGATAGTGAGCCGATAAAAAGGCAAACTCCGGCGCCAAGGCCAGAGTGAATTCAGAGCAATTCCGCTAAAGCGGAGGGCCCGGCTCTGAAGGGTTTTGCAAGTCGCAACGACCTCCGAATAACAGATCTTTGTACCCAGCTTTTTCGATGTGAGTGTTTTCCGTCTGCAAATTGCAGCGGATATGCACCACAGAAATCAACATCTGCGCGAAAAATCAACGCCGCGGGTTGACGGATCGTGAATAGCTGCGGTACTTTTGAAAGGTTCGTCTCTACGCGTCTGAACAGACCGTAAAGATGCACAAGTTTCGAGGACACGTCGTTCGAAGAATGACGCGTTTACTGAAACGCGCCGCTCAGGCGGAATGCGGATTCGGTCTTTGACAACAGGTTGAACGTGCCAGTCGTGAGATGGTTTGTTTGCTCGTGAGAGCGGACAGATCCTGGAACGCTTGAGTAGCAAGTTCGAGCGATCTCACAAGTATGTCCGTCCTGCCTTTCGAGCGCAGGGCGGCGACTCGATTCCCTCTTCTACCCGTCGAGGGGCGAGTCATCAGGTTTCAAACGAGAGTTTGATCCTGGCTCAGAATCAACGCTGGCGGCGTGCCTAACACATGCAAGTCGCACGAGAAAGTGGAGCAATCCATGAGTAAAGTGGCGTACGGGTGAGTAACACGTGACTAACCTACCTTCGAGTGGGGAATAACCTCGGGAAACCGGGGCTAATACCGCATAACATCTTCTGGCTGAGATGCCGGTTGATCAAAGTAGCAATGCGCTTGAAGAGGGGGTCGCGGCTGATTAGCTAGTTGGTGAGGTAACGGCCCACCAAGGCAATGATCAGTAGCCGGCCTGAGAGGGCGCACGGCCACACTGGAACTGAAACACGGTCCAGACTCCTACGGGAGGCAGCAGTGGGGAATTTTGCGCAATGGGGGAAACCCTGACGCAGCAACGCCGCGTGGAGGATGAAGTCCCTTGGGATGTAAACTCCTTTCGATCGGGACGATTATGACGGTACCGGAAGAAGAAGCACCGGCTAACTCTGTGCCAGCAGCCGCGGTAATACAGAGGGTGCAAGCGTTGTTCGGAATTATTGGGCGTAAAGGGTGCGTAGGCGGTGCGGTAAGTCTGTAGTGAAATCTCTGGGCTCAACTCAGAGTCTGCTATAGAAACTGCCGTGCTCGAGTATGGGAGAGGTGAGTGGAATTCCCGGTGTAGCGGTGAAATGCGTAGATATCGGGAGGAACACCTGTGGCGAAAGCGGCTCACTGGACCACAACTGACGCTGAGGCGCGAAAGCTAGGGGAGCAAACAGGATTAGATACCCTGGTAGTCCTAGCCCTAAACGATGACTGCTTGGTGTGACGGGTACCCAATCCCGCCGTGCCGTAGCTAAC
This window harbors:
- a CDS encoding DUF2911 domain-containing protein, with the protein product MKRHIAVATLVVLLTMSLSAQQQDKSKRPSPPGTATVTFADGKKVTIEYSRPFAKGREIFGGLVPYDQVWRTGANEATSLKTDTDLVIGDATVHAGSYTLYTIPSKGSWKLIINKQNGQWGTDYDQSQDLARVDMKVVPWEPVEQFTVSLDKTGAVSAKLNLDWEKTRASADVKEKK